A window of the Rhodoferax sp. GW822-FHT02A01 genome harbors these coding sequences:
- the ilvA gene encoding threonine ammonia-lyase, biosynthetic — MSHSPLTSLSPADYLKKILTARVYDVASETALEPARNLSRRLHNTVLLKREDQQAVRSFKLRGAYNKMAHLSSEQLSKGVICASAGNHAQGVALSASRLGTRAVIVMPTTTPQVKVDAVRGFGGEVVLFGDSYSDAYGHAVMLEKKEGLTFVHPFDDPDVIAGQGTVAMEMLRQVQTLGADKAAKAGNKDRVKDSSGLDAVFVAIGGGGLISGVANYIKAVNPRIKVIGVQMNDSDAMLQSVQAKKRVTLDDVGLFSDGTAVKLVGEETFRIASELVDEYITVDTDAVCAAIKDIFIDTRSIVEPAGAMGVAAIKQYVARHKTKGETYGAILCGANMNFDRLRFVAERAEVGEEREALFAVTIPEERGSFKRFCALIGELPGTARSVTEFNYRMSDSAKAHVFVGLTTHGKGESTKIAANFNKHGFETLDLTHDELAKEHVRHMVGGHSPLADDERLLRFVFPERPGALMKFLSLMRPGWNISLFHYRNQGADYGRILVGLQVPQADNKAFAKFLQTLDYPYVEETDNPVYRMFLQS; from the coding sequence ATGTCCCATTCCCCGCTCACCAGCCTGTCACCGGCTGATTACCTCAAGAAAATCCTGACCGCGCGCGTCTACGACGTTGCCAGCGAAACGGCACTGGAGCCCGCGCGCAACCTGAGCCGCCGCTTGCACAACACCGTGCTGCTCAAGCGCGAGGACCAGCAGGCGGTACGCAGCTTCAAGCTGCGTGGCGCCTACAACAAGATGGCCCATCTCAGCTCCGAGCAGCTCAGCAAGGGCGTCATTTGTGCATCGGCAGGAAACCATGCGCAAGGTGTGGCTCTGAGCGCCAGCAGGCTGGGCACCAGGGCCGTGATCGTGATGCCAACCACCACACCACAAGTCAAGGTCGATGCCGTGCGCGGCTTTGGTGGTGAGGTCGTGCTGTTTGGCGACAGCTACTCCGATGCCTACGGCCATGCCGTGATGCTGGAGAAGAAGGAGGGCCTGACTTTTGTGCACCCCTTTGACGACCCGGATGTGATTGCTGGCCAGGGAACGGTCGCCATGGAAATGCTGCGCCAGGTGCAGACGCTGGGCGCAGACAAGGCGGCCAAGGCCGGCAATAAGGACCGCGTCAAGGACAGCAGCGGTTTGGATGCGGTGTTCGTTGCCATAGGCGGAGGCGGCCTGATCTCGGGTGTGGCCAATTACATCAAGGCGGTGAACCCGCGCATCAAGGTCATCGGCGTACAGATGAATGACTCCGATGCCATGCTGCAATCGGTGCAAGCAAAGAAGCGCGTTACGCTGGACGATGTGGGCCTGTTCTCCGACGGCACAGCCGTCAAGCTGGTAGGCGAAGAAACGTTCCGCATCGCCAGCGAATTGGTGGACGAATACATCACGGTGGACACAGACGCCGTGTGCGCAGCCATCAAGGACATCTTCATTGATACCCGCAGCATCGTAGAGCCGGCTGGTGCCATGGGTGTGGCTGCCATCAAGCAATACGTCGCCCGACACAAGACCAAGGGCGAGACGTACGGCGCCATCCTGTGCGGCGCCAATATGAACTTTGACCGCCTGCGCTTTGTCGCCGAGCGCGCCGAAGTGGGCGAGGAGCGCGAGGCGCTATTTGCCGTGACGATCCCCGAAGAGCGTGGCAGCTTCAAGCGCTTTTGCGCCCTGATTGGCGAACTGCCTGGCACAGCACGCAGTGTGACCGAGTTCAATTACCGCATGAGTGACTCGGCCAAGGCACATGTGTTCGTTGGTCTCACCACCCACGGCAAGGGCGAATCCACCAAGATTGCGGCCAATTTCAACAAGCATGGCTTTGAAACCCTGGACCTGACGCACGATGAACTGGCCAAAGAGCATGTGCGCCACATGGTGGGAGGTCACTCGCCACTGGCTGATGATGAGCGCCTGCTGCGCTTCGTGTTTCCTGAACGTCCGGGCGCGCTGATGAAGTTCCTGAGCCTGATGCGCCCGGGCTGGAACATCAGCCTGTTCCACTACCGCAACCAGGGCGCAGACTACGGCCGCATCTTGGTGGGGCTGCAAGTGCCACAGGCCGATAACAAGGCCTTTGCCAAGTTCCTGCAGACGCTAGACTACCCCTATGTGGAAGAGACCGACAACCCGGTCTATCGCATGTTCCTGCAGAGTTGA
- a CDS encoding OsmC family protein: MECTVSWTGALATRSGMGFVAETGSGHTIVMDGAPDPVKPENGGQNLAPRPMETVLAGTGGCTAYDVVLILKRGRHNVQGCSVKLTSERAEVDPKVFTKIHMHFTVSGKGLPAAAVERAIAMSHEKYCSASIMLAKTAAITTSFELVEV; encoded by the coding sequence ATGGAATGCACAGTAAGTTGGACAGGGGCTTTGGCAACGCGCTCGGGCATGGGTTTTGTCGCGGAAACCGGTAGTGGCCACACCATCGTGATGGATGGCGCACCTGATCCTGTCAAGCCGGAGAATGGCGGCCAGAATCTGGCGCCTCGCCCGATGGAGACCGTGCTGGCGGGCACGGGTGGTTGCACGGCTTATGACGTGGTACTCATCCTCAAGCGTGGTCGACACAATGTGCAGGGCTGCAGCGTCAAACTGACGTCAGAACGTGCCGAAGTGGATCCCAAGGTATTCACCAAGATCCACATGCACTTCACCGTCAGTGGAAAAGGTCTGCCCGCCGCTGCCGTGGAGCGTGCCATCGCCATGAGCCATGAAAAGTATTGCTCGGCCAGCATCATGCTGGCCAAGACTGCTGCAATCACCACCAGCTTCGAATTGGTGGAGGTTTGA
- the coq7 gene encoding 2-polyprenyl-3-methyl-6-methoxy-1,4-benzoquinone monooxygenase, whose product MDTLFIAADSALRTLFAKPRASASCETLPEGPSELNDAERRKAAGLMRVNHVGEICAQALYTAQALSTSNPDLRQHFNKASAEEVDHLAWTAERLQELGSRPSVLNPLWYAGAFGLGLLAGRLGDPISLGFVVETEQQVGAHLQSHLEALPAGDHASRAIVAQMADDELRHAQQAQAAGAVELPWLAKQMMRSAAKVMTTVAARI is encoded by the coding sequence ATGGACACTCTGTTTATTGCTGCCGACTCAGCGCTACGCACCCTCTTTGCCAAACCCCGCGCCAGCGCATCGTGCGAAACCTTGCCAGAAGGGCCGTCCGAATTGAATGACGCGGAGCGCCGCAAGGCCGCCGGGTTGATGCGCGTGAATCACGTCGGAGAAATTTGTGCACAGGCGCTTTACACAGCGCAGGCGCTGTCAACTTCCAATCCAGATCTGCGCCAGCACTTCAACAAGGCCAGTGCCGAGGAAGTTGACCACCTGGCCTGGACTGCCGAGCGCCTGCAGGAGCTGGGCTCGCGACCTTCGGTACTCAACCCACTGTGGTACGCAGGTGCATTCGGATTGGGTTTGCTGGCTGGGCGCTTGGGTGACCCGATCAGCCTGGGTTTCGTGGTGGAAACCGAACAACAGGTAGGGGCACACTTGCAAAGCCACCTGGAAGCGCTGCCCGCCGGTGACCACGCGTCACGCGCCATCGTCGCCCAAATGGCCGATGACGAGCTGCGCCACGCGCAGCAGGCTCAGGCTGCTGGTGCCGTTGAGTTGCCTTGGCTTGCCAAGCAAATGATGCGCTCGGCAGCCAAAGTCATGACCACGGTCGCCGCGCGCATCTGA
- a CDS encoding porin, producing the protein MKKTLVALAVLAASGASFAQVTISGDVEWGWAGSHNGATKSDASGFGVDTNELYIDAVEDLGGGMKIAAHMGLIGLGRNGESAGNSNVQGENTTLSLTGGFGKFDMQTTRNSDYMCVMSAQGAAPCFDGNVWGARSYRDQVVYTSPDLIPGLKAQFYWGEPNFQTNAANDAGMGTGQTGNTLQRKTIISAIYSSGALNANVGFISQDNRSGLAAGTSGTTGARVGANYNFGMAVVGGAYESDSYENGTSNDTMLNVNVPVGAFTVGLDWGQHKDSGRLNVIDGTISGWGVGARYALSKSTAIWWQYKSYDASAAAQAAGSDKNTYNEIAIAKSF; encoded by the coding sequence ATGAAAAAGACTCTCGTTGCACTGGCAGTTCTGGCTGCTTCTGGCGCTTCTTTCGCACAAGTTACCATTTCTGGTGACGTTGAATGGGGCTGGGCTGGCTCCCACAATGGCGCGACCAAGTCCGACGCTTCCGGTTTCGGCGTCGACACCAACGAACTGTACATTGACGCAGTGGAAGACCTGGGTGGCGGCATGAAGATTGCTGCACACATGGGCCTGATCGGTCTTGGCCGTAACGGTGAATCCGCTGGTAACAGCAATGTGCAAGGCGAAAACACCACTCTGTCCCTGACCGGTGGTTTCGGTAAGTTTGACATGCAAACTACCCGTAACAGCGACTACATGTGCGTGATGTCTGCTCAAGGTGCTGCACCTTGCTTCGACGGCAACGTATGGGGTGCCCGTTCTTACCGCGACCAAGTGGTTTACACATCGCCTGACCTGATCCCTGGCTTGAAAGCTCAGTTCTACTGGGGTGAACCCAATTTCCAAACTAACGCAGCTAACGACGCAGGTATGGGAACTGGTCAAACCGGTAACACTCTGCAGCGCAAGACTATCATCAGCGCTATCTACTCCTCCGGTGCTCTGAACGCGAACGTGGGCTTCATCTCTCAAGACAACCGTTCCGGCCTGGCAGCTGGTACCAGCGGCACCACTGGTGCCCGCGTTGGTGCTAACTACAACTTCGGCATGGCCGTTGTTGGTGGCGCTTACGAGTCTGATTCCTACGAAAACGGTACTTCCAACGATACCATGCTGAACGTGAACGTTCCTGTCGGTGCTTTCACCGTTGGTCTGGACTGGGGTCAGCACAAGGATAGCGGTCGTCTGAACGTTATCGACGGCACCATCAGCGGCTGGGGTGTTGGTGCTCGCTATGCTCTGAGCAAGTCTACCGCCATCTGGTGGCAGTACAAGTCTTACGACGCAAGCGCTGCTGCACAAGCTGCCGGTTCCGACAAAAACACTTACAACGAAATCGCCATCGCCAAGTCCTTCTAA
- a CDS encoding SIS domain-containing protein encodes MLERIKASLPSLAPAEQRVGKLCLADPRVFAKLPVSELADRAHVSKPTVVRFCRSVGYDGLSDFKLKLAGTVNEGVPFIHRSVDVDDKTSDVMVKVIDNTVAAFLKYRNDASSMAIEKAVNALLESYNSGRQIQFFGVGNSGIVAQDAQHKFFRLGINTTAYSDGHMQVMSASILSAGDCVVVISNSGRTRDLMDACDIARKNGATTIVITATGSPLASAGHIHLSADHPEGFDKYSPMVSRLLHLMIIDILATCLALRIGGGKLQPLLREMKHNLRSKRYA; translated from the coding sequence ATGCTCGAACGCATCAAAGCCTCATTGCCTTCGCTGGCTCCCGCCGAACAGCGGGTTGGCAAGCTCTGCCTGGCGGACCCGCGGGTATTTGCCAAGCTGCCTGTCAGTGAACTGGCGGACCGGGCTCACGTAAGCAAGCCCACCGTCGTGCGATTCTGTCGCAGCGTGGGCTATGACGGCCTATCGGATTTCAAGCTCAAGTTGGCCGGCACCGTGAATGAAGGTGTCCCCTTCATCCATCGCAGCGTGGATGTCGATGACAAGACCAGTGATGTCATGGTGAAGGTCATCGACAACACGGTGGCTGCTTTCCTGAAATACCGCAATGACGCAAGCAGCATGGCCATCGAAAAGGCGGTCAACGCACTGCTCGAAAGCTACAACTCTGGAAGACAAATCCAGTTTTTTGGAGTGGGCAATTCCGGCATCGTGGCGCAGGATGCGCAGCACAAATTCTTTCGCCTGGGCATCAATACAACGGCCTATAGCGACGGGCACATGCAAGTCATGAGTGCTTCCATCCTGTCTGCAGGCGACTGTGTTGTCGTCATCAGTAACTCTGGGCGTACGCGTGATCTGATGGATGCTTGTGACATTGCGCGCAAGAACGGTGCGACCACTATTGTCATCACTGCCACCGGCTCACCTCTGGCCAGCGCCGGCCACATCCACCTGAGCGCCGATCACCCTGAAGGCTTTGACAAGTACAGCCCCATGGTCTCACGCCTTCTGCACCTCATGATCATCGACATCCTGGCTACTTGCCTAGCGTTGCGCATTGGTGGCGGCAAATTGCAGCCACTGCTGCGCGAAATGAAGCACAACCTGCGCAGCAAGCGCTACGCCTAG
- the zwf gene encoding glucose-6-phosphate dehydrogenase — translation MSFDLVMFGGTGDLAWRKLMPALFQAFRHGTLPEGGRIIGVGREDMGTAKYRALMQSRFDNVDLAKRPSAEEFGRFAAILEYVKMDLSKPDDYVTLANTLNERNADTVVMYVATAPALFTTVCEQLAATGLNTVKTRVVLEKPLGHDLASNRTINSTVRQYFAENQVFRIDHYLGKPAVQNLFALRFGNALFEPLWRREHIANIQISIAEDLGVESRGAFYENTGALRDMVQNHALQLLCAIAMEPPINSHADAIRDEKLKVLRSLKPWTKEALTHDVIRGQYTAGTSGGSKVLGYREETGVNPNSNTETFVALRAEISNWRWAGVPFYIRTGKRLAGREGSIVINFRATPHAIFNSNINVANKLVIHLQPKDGLELHLLAQGQASRSVKGAAAQTLAPVQLDLDFDKRFGSERVGAYERLLLDVIDGRLNLFVRSDEQEEAWRWVEPMIDYWANDPQGPRMYSAGTWGPSASSAMIARDGFCWSEES, via the coding sequence ATGAGCTTTGATCTTGTCATGTTTGGCGGCACCGGTGACCTTGCTTGGCGCAAGTTGATGCCGGCTTTGTTTCAGGCATTTCGCCATGGCACACTACCGGAAGGTGGACGCATCATTGGCGTAGGCCGTGAAGACATGGGCACTGCCAAGTACCGCGCGCTGATGCAATCGCGTTTTGACAATGTGGATTTGGCCAAACGCCCCAGTGCAGAGGAATTTGGTCGTTTTGCAGCCATTCTCGAATACGTCAAGATGGACTTGTCCAAGCCTGATGATTACGTCACGCTTGCCAATACCCTGAATGAACGCAATGCAGACACGGTTGTCATGTACGTGGCAACCGCGCCGGCGCTGTTTACCACGGTGTGCGAACAGTTGGCCGCAACCGGACTGAATACTGTAAAGACGCGCGTCGTGCTGGAAAAGCCATTGGGCCACGACCTTGCGTCCAACCGCACCATCAACAGCACAGTGCGTCAGTACTTTGCAGAAAATCAAGTCTTTCGCATAGACCACTATCTGGGCAAGCCTGCTGTGCAGAACCTGTTTGCACTGCGATTTGGCAACGCATTGTTCGAGCCGCTCTGGCGGCGCGAGCACATCGCCAATATCCAGATCAGCATTGCCGAAGATCTGGGCGTGGAGAGCCGTGGCGCCTTTTACGAAAACACCGGTGCGTTGCGCGACATGGTGCAAAACCATGCGCTGCAATTGCTTTGCGCCATTGCCATGGAACCGCCAATCAATTCGCATGCCGACGCTATCCGTGATGAAAAACTCAAGGTACTGCGCTCTCTCAAGCCATGGACCAAAGAGGCACTCACGCATGACGTGATACGAGGTCAATACACTGCAGGCACCAGCGGTGGCAGCAAGGTTCTTGGTTACCGCGAAGAAACGGGTGTGAACCCCAACAGCAATACCGAGACCTTTGTCGCCTTGCGCGCTGAGATTTCGAATTGGCGCTGGGCCGGAGTCCCCTTCTATATCCGCACCGGCAAGCGCCTTGCCGGACGCGAGGGCAGCATCGTCATCAATTTCCGCGCCACGCCCCACGCCATCTTCAACTCCAACATCAATGTGGCCAACAAGCTGGTCATCCATCTGCAGCCCAAGGATGGTCTGGAATTGCACCTGCTGGCGCAGGGCCAGGCCAGCCGCAGTGTCAAAGGTGCCGCAGCACAGACGCTAGCGCCCGTTCAACTGGATTTGGACTTCGACAAGCGCTTTGGCTCTGAGCGTGTGGGTGCGTATGAACGCCTTTTGCTCGATGTCATCGATGGCCGTCTGAATCTGTTCGTGCGCAGTGATGAACAGGAAGAGGCATGGCGCTGGGTGGAGCCCATGATCGACTACTGGGCCAATGACCCGCAAGGACCACGCATGTACTCAGCCGGAACCTGGGGGCCGAGTGCGTCCAGCGCCATGATCGCCCGCGACGGCTTTTGCTGGAGTGAAGAATCCTAA